CGGCTTGCCAGGCGTGCAGCAGAGTCCGGCGTGAAGCGTTTTATTTTTATCAGCTCGATCAAAGTGAATGGCGAAAGCACAGTTCGCGATATGCCGTTCAAGGCTACGGATACGCCCGCGCCAGTTGATCCTTATGGGGTGTCCAAGCGCGAGGCAGAGGCTGCGTTGATGCAAATCAGCCTGGAAACCGGAATGGAGGTCGTTGTCATCCGTCCGCCCCTCGTTTACGGGCCGGGTGTCAAAGCCAACTTCCTCAGCATGATGCGTTGGCTGGATCGCGGCGTGCCTTTGCCATTGGGCGCTATTAATAATCAGCGCAGTCTGGTCGCACTCGGAAATCTCACGGACCTGGTGGTGACCTGCATTGACAACCCTGCTGCCGTCGGTCAGGTCTTTCTGGTTAGCGATGGCGAAGATCTGTCCACGACCCAATTGCTGCACCGTATGGCATTTGCATTGGGCAAGGTCGCGAGACTGCTGCCAGTGCCTTCGGGGTTGTTGAGAGTGACCGCCTCGATGGTGGGCAAGTCAGGGGTTGCCGAGCGGCTGTGTGGTTCTTTGCAGGTGGATATCCAGCCCACACGCGAGTTGCTTGGATGGCGTCCGCCTATCAGTACAGAAAAGGCTTTGCGTCAGGCTGCCGCCCATTATCGGGATAAAGAGACAAGATGATTTTTGCGTTATTGGTGGTGG
This genomic stretch from Pseudomonas wuhanensis harbors:
- a CDS encoding UDP-glucose 4-epimerase family protein, encoding MKGPQVLVTGATGFVGEAVVFRLLLDKKFTPVAAVRASTRLSGLCRVVPFDLDLPIGKSMLEGVAVVIHCAARVHVMNETAADSLAAFRKANVEGTVRLARRAAESGVKRFIFISSIKVNGESTVRDMPFKATDTPAPVDPYGVSKREAEAALMQISLETGMEVVVIRPPLVYGPGVKANFLSMMRWLDRGVPLPLGAINNQRSLVALGNLTDLVVTCIDNPAAVGQVFLVSDGEDLSTTQLLHRMAFALGKVARLLPVPSGLLRVTASMVGKSGVAERLCGSLQVDIQPTRELLGWRPPISTEKALRQAAAHYRDKETR